In Arvicola amphibius chromosome 1, mArvAmp1.2, whole genome shotgun sequence, one DNA window encodes the following:
- the Nkx1-1 gene encoding NK1 transcription factor-related protein 1, which produces MSTSGPAAPGDVPALPPPPPGPGSGPAPPAPAATARDAMDGRAELPIFPRAGVPPLAASDTVPAMPEGAGAARPAAPPRPTSFSVLDILDPNKFNSRRRRCVLLGPVVPATCAPCAPAAACVPVPAASGRSPRAELERRTLSAATGVAAAAGAEPASAGDSYRGDETEANGYSSGSGRSPTADSEDEAPEDEDEDEAPEVQDAHCTEEARGGSGSLGVRGSGCPGAAEVEASSVEEAAAAVPRGNSPGAPGPPATAPGAGGAGSTPQGAAVATKPKRKRTGSDSKSGKPRRARTAFTYEQLVALENKFKATRYLSVCERLNLALSLSLTETQVKIWFQNRRTKWKKQNPGADTSAPTGGGGGPGPGAGPGAGLPGGLSPLSPSPPMGAPLALHGPAGYPAHSPGGLVCAAQLPFLSSPAVLSPFVLGSQTYGAPAFYAPHL; this is translated from the exons ATGAGTACCAGCGGCCCGGCGGCACCTGGGGACGTCCCCGCGctgccgccgccaccgcccgggCCCGGCTCGGGGCCCGCACCTCCCGCTCCTGCGGCTACTGCTCGGGACGCTATGGACGGACGAGCTGAGCTGCCCATCTTCCCCCGGGCAGGAGTCCCACCGCTTGCGGCCAGCGACACTGTGCCCGCGATGCCAGAGGGGGCTGGAGCGGCTCGGCCAGCCGCACCCCCGCGCCCCActtccttctcagtgctggacATCCTAGATCCTAACAAGTTCAACAGCAGGAGACGCCGGTGCGTGCTACTGGGCCCGGTGGTGCCCGCTACGTGTGCCCCTTGCGCCCCAGCGGCCGCGTGTGTCCCGGTCCCCGCTGCCTCCGGACGCTCTCCGCGCGCAGAGCTGGAACGCAGAACCCTTTCCGCTGCCACAGGAGTTGCAGCGGCCGCGGGAGCCGAACCTGCAA GTGCTGGGGACTCTTACAGGGGGGACGAGACCGAGGCCAACGGCTACAGCAGTGGCAGTGGCCGCAGCCCGACCGCGGACAGCGAAGATGAAGCGCCCGAGGACGAAGACGAGGACGAGGCGCCCGAGGTGCAGGATGCTCACTGCACGGAGGAGGCGCGGGGAGGCAGCGGCAGCCTCGGGGTCCGCGGGTCGGGTTGCCCCGGAGCGGCCGAGGTCGAGGCTTCCTCCGTGGAAGAGGCCGCAGCCGCAGTTCCCCGTGGGAACTCGCCCGGAGCCCCGGGCCCGCCAGCAACAGCTCCGGGAGCAGGGGGCGCGGGGAGCACCCCGCAGGGCGCGGCCGTGGCCACCAAACCCAAGCGGAAACGCACGGGCTCGGACTCGAAGTCCGGGAAGCCGCGGCGCGCTCGTACCGCCTTCACCTACGAGCAGCTCGTGGCGCTGGAGAACAAGTTTAAGGCCACTCGCTACCTGTCGGTGTGCGAGCGCCTCAACCTGGCGCTGTCGCTGAGCCTCACCGAGACGCAGGTGAAGATCTGGTTCCAGAACCGCCGAACCAAATGGAAGAAGCAAAACCCAGGCGCCGATACGAGCGCGCCGACCGGCGGCGGCGGGGGCCCCGGCCCAGGAGCGGGGCCCGGCGCGGGGCTGCCCGGTGGCCTCAGCCCGCTCAGCCCCTCGCCGCCTATGGGCGCGCCGCTCGCCTTGCACGGCCCGGCCGGGTACCCGGCGCACAGTCCGGGAGGGCTGGTGTGCGCCGCGCAGCTGCCCTTCCTATCCAGCCCCGCGGTGCTCTCGCCCTTCGTGCTGGGGTCGCAGACGTATGGGGCGCCCGCCTTCTATGCGCCGCACCTCTGA